The following are encoded together in the Thermoanaerobaculia bacterium genome:
- a CDS encoding non-ribosomal peptide synthetase, which translates to KGVLVEHRSLANLVRSMIVRPGVDGSDVWAAVTPVSFDIALAEIFVPLVSGAKLVLIERDEAMDPGRLARRLETSGATILQATPATWRMLVADGWKGKRDLRILSGGEALSAELARDLRGRGCEVWNLYGPTETTIWSAIGRVVSDASTPPPLGEPVARTTLHVLDSRLRLAPIGVPGELAIGGAGVARGYLGRPAETDTRFVRNPFGAGRLYRTGDRVRRRVDGSIEFLGRLDDQLKIRGVRVEPAEVESDLEADPDVRRAVVVAAGEPPERRLSAFVQPRATFDPFVIRERLRRRLPEPMIPSEIERVDDFPLTPSGKVDRRALASRSRARRVSGGSPRNPTEELVARTWREVLRLETVGVDQNFFELGGHSLLATRILARLRSTFDVELPLRLLFEQPTVAGLAGEISRRMDAEPA; encoded by the coding sequence GAAGGGCGTCCTCGTCGAGCATCGGTCGCTCGCCAACCTCGTGCGGTCGATGATCGTCCGGCCGGGGGTCGACGGATCGGACGTCTGGGCGGCGGTCACGCCGGTTTCCTTCGACATCGCGCTCGCGGAGATCTTCGTTCCGCTCGTGTCCGGCGCGAAGCTCGTCCTGATCGAGAGAGACGAAGCGATGGATCCCGGGCGTCTCGCCCGGCGGCTCGAGACCTCCGGCGCCACGATCCTCCAGGCCACCCCCGCGACCTGGCGGATGCTCGTCGCCGACGGCTGGAAAGGGAAACGCGATCTCCGGATCCTTTCGGGGGGCGAGGCGCTTTCCGCCGAGCTCGCCCGCGATCTCCGGGGGCGCGGATGCGAGGTCTGGAATCTGTACGGACCCACCGAGACGACGATCTGGTCCGCGATCGGCCGCGTCGTTTCGGACGCCTCGACCCCGCCTCCGCTCGGCGAGCCCGTCGCTCGGACGACGCTCCACGTTCTCGACTCGAGGCTTCGCCTCGCGCCGATCGGCGTTCCGGGCGAGCTCGCGATCGGAGGCGCCGGGGTCGCGCGCGGCTATCTCGGACGCCCCGCCGAAACCGACACCCGGTTCGTCCGGAACCCGTTCGGGGCGGGCCGCCTCTACCGGACGGGGGACCGCGTCCGGCGCCGGGTCGACGGCTCGATCGAGTTCCTCGGGCGCCTCGACGACCAGCTGAAGATTCGCGGCGTCCGGGTCGAGCCGGCGGAGGTCGAGAGCGATCTCGAGGCGGATCCCGACGTCCGGCGCGCCGTCGTCGTCGCCGCCGGAGAGCCGCCGGAGCGGCGGCTCTCCGCGTTCGTCCAGCCGCGGGCGACCTTCGATCCTTTCGTGATCCGCGAACGGCTGCGGCGCCGTCTTCCCGAGCCGATGATCCCGTCGGAGATCGAGCGCGTCGACGATTTTCCGCTCACGCCGTCCGGAAAGGTCGACCGCCGCGCGCTCGCCTCCCGGAGCCGCGCTCGGCGCGTTTCCGGCGGGTCCCCGCGGAATCCGACCGAGGAGCTCGTCGCGCGGACCTGGCGCGAGGTCCTGCGCCTGGAGACCGTCGGCGTGGACCAGAACTTCTTCGAGCTCGGAGGTCATTCCCTCCTGGCGACGAGGATTCTCGCCCGGCTCCGCTCGACGTTCGACGTCGAGCTTCCGCTTCGGCTCCTCTTCGAGCAGCCGACCGTTGCCGGCCTCGCCGGGGAGATCTCCCGCCGAATGGACGCGGAGCCGGCATGA